A portion of the Thermodesulfovibrionia bacterium genome contains these proteins:
- a CDS encoding site-2 protease family protein, which translates to MPHNLTRIHVLLFVLTFITTTLAGVMLSGIAPWEEPAKIYMGLPFSLTLLFILLVHEFSHYFMSRKHHVQASLPYFIPAPSLIGTFGAIIKMKPPIPDRRALIDIGASGPIGGFIIAVIAVIIGLNLSTIIPIDEMKKMPESMSLGSSMLFYLLSNIVLNIDPDKFEVILHPVAFAGWIGLLVTALNLLPVGQLDGGHIIYALFGRKHEIISKITIPLLAIMGAFFWTGWMVWAVLMIIIGYRHPPVVYEMVELDRKRKLIGWAALLIFIITFTPVPMQGM; encoded by the coding sequence ATGCCGCATAACCTGACACGCATCCATGTTCTCCTCTTTGTACTAACCTTTATCACAACCACTCTTGCAGGCGTTATGCTGAGCGGCATCGCCCCATGGGAGGAACCTGCAAAGATATATATGGGCCTGCCGTTCTCTCTGACACTGCTCTTTATCCTTTTAGTGCATGAGTTCTCACACTACTTCATGTCCCGTAAACATCATGTGCAAGCCTCGCTTCCTTACTTCATACCGGCTCCGTCACTCATAGGAACGTTCGGGGCGATAATAAAGATGAAACCACCGATACCTGACAGAAGGGCTTTGATAGATATAGGAGCTTCAGGCCCGATAGGCGGGTTTATCATTGCTGTTATCGCTGTTATCATTGGCCTGAACCTCTCCACAATAATCCCGATAGATGAGATGAAGAAGATGCCTGAGTCAATGTCTCTCGGCAGCTCAATGCTCTTTTATCTTCTTTCCAATATTGTTTTGAACATAGACCCTGATAAATTTGAAGTAATCCTTCACCCTGTCGCATTTGCGGGATGGATAGGCCTGCTCGTTACCGCGCTCAACCTCCTGCCTGTGGGACAGCTTGACGGTGGCCATATTATTTATGCACTCTTCGGCAGAAAGCATGAGATCATCTCAAAAATAACTATTCCTTTGCTGGCAATTATGGGCGCATTCTTCTGGACAGGCTGGATGGTATGGGCTGTGCTGATGATAATAATCGGCTACAGACATCCGCCTGTTGTATACGAGATGGTCGAGCTTGATAGAAAAAGAAAGCTCATCGGATGGGCTGCGCTCTTGATCTTCATAATCACATTCACCCCTGTGCCGATGCAGGGGATGTAA
- a CDS encoding DUF2062 domain-containing protein, protein MAYLRDKFKSIMQVHETPHRIALAFALGVFMGNSPFLGLHYIGGIFLAWIFRLNKLVAFVGVSVNNPWTIVPISTCSVWLGAKILMIKDVLPEVDWNAMTFTTVMAWFKSLITDSDNFYNLILELMPMIKSFIVGSFIVCTLSSVASYFIILGVAKRYKKIKHAA, encoded by the coding sequence ATGGCTTATTTAAGAGATAAATTTAAGAGCATAATGCAGGTGCATGAGACGCCGCACCGTATCGCGCTTGCCTTTGCCCTCGGCGTATTTATGGGAAACTCCCCATTCCTCGGCCTTCACTATATAGGAGGCATCTTTCTCGCGTGGATATTCCGCCTGAATAAACTGGTCGCCTTTGTCGGGGTGAGCGTCAATAACCCGTGGACCATAGTGCCGATCTCCACATGCTCCGTATGGCTCGGGGCAAAGATCCTTATGATAAAAGATGTCCTGCCTGAAGTGGATTGGAACGCCATGACATTCACTACGGTCATGGCATGGTTTAAGAGCCTCATAACTGATTCTGATAATTTTTATAATCTTATACTTGAGCTGATGCCTATGATCAAATCTTTCATCGTAGGTTCTTTTATAGTATGTACTCTTTCATCAGTTGCGAGCTACTTTATCATCCTGGGGGTAGCCAAGAGGTACAAGAAGATCAAACATGCCGCATAA